One Candidatus Poribacteria bacterium genomic window, TCTTGATACTTCCCTCATACTCAGAGCAACGCGCCATCGCCGCCTTCCTCGACCGAGAGACCGCGAAGATGGACGCCCTCATCGCCAAGATACGCGAAGCCATCGAGCGATTGGCGGAATATCGGGTCGCCCTCATTTCCGCCGCAGTAACCGGCAGGATTGACGTGCGGCAGGAGGTCGCATGACCCCTGACATCTCCGAGCGCGCCTTCGAAGAGGCCATCGAGTGCGCGTTGCTCCGTCACGGGCCCGATGCCTACGACGAAGACGAGAACATCGTCCGCGAAGCCGCGACGCTCTACGGCGGCTATCACAAGCGTTCTCCAGACGATTACGACCGGACTCTATGCCTCATCCCGCGCGACGTTGTGGACTTCATCCTCGCGACCCAGCCGAAGGAGTGGCAGAAACTCAGCCAGCACCACGGCGCGGGAGTCCAAGAGAAGTTCGTCAAGCGCGTGTCCTCTGAGATTGCGCGGCGTGGCGCGCTCGACATCCTGCGGAGCGGTGTCAAAGACTCCGGGTGCAAGCTCAGCCTCGCGTATTTCCGTCCTGTGAGCGGACTCAACGAGGAGACGCAGCGTCTTCACGCGGGCAATATCTTCTCGGTTGTGCGCCAAGTTCATTGCAGCACGAAGAACGAAAAGAGCCTCGATCTTACGCTCTTCCTGAACGGCATTCCGATCTTCACCGCGGAGCTGAAGAACCCGTTCACGGGTCAGACGGTCAACGATGCGATGCGTCAATACCGAACCGACCGCGATCCGCGGGAACCGCTTTTCGCCTACGGTCGCTGTCTCGCGCATTTCGCAGTCGACCCGGATCGGGTCTTCGTCACAACGCATCTCGCCGGAGCGAAGACGCGCTTCCTTCCGTTCAATCAAGGCTGTTTCGGCGGAGCCGGAAACCCGCCCGTGTCGCCAACTCAGAAAGGCTACGCGACACGCTATCTGTGGGAGGAAACGTGGGCGCGCGACAGCGTGCTCGATCTCGTTCGTCAGTTCATTCACGAGGTAGAAGACGAGGACGACAAGGGGAAGAAGACGGGACATCGCTACATCATCTTCCCGCGCTACCAGCAGCTAGACTGCGTGCGCCGACTCGTATCGCACGCACGCGGTATGGGAACGGGCCAACGCTACCTGATTCAGCACTCGGCAGGGAGCGGCAAGAGCTTCACGATCGCTTGGCTTGCCCACCAGCTCGCGACGCTCCACGACGCGACGGACCGGAAGGTCTTCGATACCGTCGTCGTCATCACCGACCGTCGCGTGTTGGATCGCCAACTCCAATCCACGATGAAGCAGTTCGAGCAGACCCTCGGCGTGGTGGAGAATATTGACCAGACTTCGCGTCAGCTCAAAGACGCGCTCGAGTCGGGCAAACTGATCATCGTCACGACGCTCCAGAAGTTCCCTGTAATCGCGAAGGAGATCAGCGAACTGCCCGGAAAGCAGTTCGCCGTGATCGTTGACGAGGCGCATTCCTCCCAATCTGGGGAAAGCACCAAGAGCCTCAAGTCCGTGCTCGCCTCCGGGTCGTTGGAGGACGCGGAATGGCAGGAATCCGACGCGGAGACTCCTGAAGAGGAGCTGGAGCGCCTCATCCTCGCCGATATGGAGAAGCGCGGACGACTGCCCAACGTCTCGACATTTGCCTTCACCGCCACGCCCAAGCCGAAGACGCTCGAACTCTTCGGGACGCCGCGCGACGACGGCGGGTTCGAGCCCTTCCACCTGTACAGTATGCGTCAGGCGATTGAAGAGGGTTTCATCCTCGACGTGCTCGCGAACTACACGACCTACAACGCTTATTGGCGATTGCTCAAGACGATCGAGGACGACCCGCGTTACGACAAGAAGAAGGCGGAGTTCCTGCTCAAGTCGTTCGTCGAGCTGCACCCACACGCGATCCTCGAGAAGGTGAAGATCCTGGTCGAACACTTTGCCGCTCAGGTACAGGGAGAGATCGGCGGCAAGGCGAAGGCGATGATCGTCACGCGCTCGCGCCTGCACGCGGTTCGGTACAAGTTGACAGTGGACAGGTATCTCGCGGAGCGCGGGTATCCGTTCAAAGCACTCGTGGCATTTTCGGGAACCGTCCAGGACGGCGGGCAATCCTACACGGAATCCGGCATGAACGGCTTTTCGGAGAAGCAGACAGCCAAGACCTTCGAGCAACCCGAAGTTCGCTTCCTCATCGTGGCCAACAAATTCCAGACGGGATTTGATCAACCGCTCCTGCACTCGATGTACGTGGACAAGAAACTCGGCGGCGTGAACGCGGTTCAGACGTTGTCGCGTCTCAACCGCGCGCATCCCGAAAAGCGCGGGTGCACCGTGCTCGACTTCGCCAACGAGGCGGACGACATCCGATTTGCTTTCGAGCCGTACTACGAGACGACGATCCTTTCGGAGGCGACCGATCCGAACCTGCTTTACGAGATTCAGTACCGGTTAGCGGCGTTTCCGGTCTATTTCGACGCCGATGTGGACGGCTTCGCGCGCGTCTTCTTCGGCAAAACGTCCGCACAAGATCAGCTGTATGCCGCGCTGGCTCCGACCGTGGAACGCTTTCGCGGATTGTCCGAGGAAGAACAACAGGACTTTATCGGACAAATCACGGACTATGTTCGACTCTACGCCTTCCTTGCCCAGGTGCTGACCTTCACCGACGTTGACCTCGGAAAGCTCTACGTCTTCGCCCGTCATCTATGGCGACTTTTGCCCACGAACCGCGCCGAACTGCCGCTCGACGTGCAACGAAACATTGATATGGAGTCCTACCGCATTCAGGAGACGAGTAGCGGTCGAATCGCACTCGAACGCCGGGCGGGCCTCCTCGATCCCGTCGGCACGAAAGGCGCGTACGGGATTCCGCAGGAGGAGCTCGAAGCGCTGTCTCGCATCATCGCCGAGTTGAACGAGCGCTTCGGGATCAACCTCGGTCCGGAACACCACGTGACGCTCAATCAGATGATGCAGAAGCTCGATGCTGACGCCGGGCTCGCTGTGGCCGCGAAGGTCAACACGCCGGAGAACGTGCGACTGACGTTCGACACGAAGGTCAATCACGTGATTCAGGAGATCGTCGACACGAACTTCGACCTGTACAAGCGAATCACGGACGATCATGCGTTTGGCGAAGCTCTCAAGGACTTTCTGTTCGAGCAGTACCTTCAGTCGCATCGGACCTAGATGCTGGGTGCCCATCCCGTCCCTTACAGGGCAACTTCGCAGATGGCCAAGCATGGGTGACGCTTGGCGCACCCTAGTGCTGATCCGGGGCCAGACCATCACTTGCGGTGTGTGCTTGGGTGTTCCGTGGTCGCGGTAGCCAACTCTTGGACGTGCGATGGTGTCTGAGGCGCGACGGTTCTGTTCCAGCGCTCGGCGGTCTACGATGCAAGTGCGGGAGTGTGGCCCTGAGGAGCGAATCTGGTGGAAGAAGTATTGTGGTGGTAGGCGACCTACGCTTGACACCCGTCCACTCCAAGCCCAAGTGTGAAGGATGCCTTCGAAATCTCCTCTTTCAAGCCGGCTTAGCACGCGGGTGAAGGTCGCTGCACAAGGCGTTCTGGATGGCCCATACCCCAAAGGTTGCGCTTACTCAGAGCAGCGCCGTACCCACTCCACGACCGCCGAGACGCTCGCGCAGTAGAGGAACGGCGAAGCACGACTGCAGCTGCATCGCCACCAGAGGCTGGCCGCCCTCCGACGCTTGGTGCGGACCCGACACACGTAGTCTCTCTGCAAATAATGGAAGTCGCTGCATCGTGATGGTCTCTTGCCTGCTCACGTGCCGTCGCGACTCCGCCATCGGTCAACCATCCATGACCCAAACCTGTTGTCGGTATCCTCGTGTTGGTGTGCAACGCACTCCCACGGTATACTGCCTGCAACCTGTGTTCAATGGTTTGGGTTCTGTCTCGGCGGCTGCCGTGTGGCAGCCGACCGAGCTTCTCGTCTCACTTGCCGGTACTTCCCCACAACCGGAACAGCTCCGGCTCCATACCTGCATAGATGGACGGATTCCCATGGATGTAGGTGAGAATCTGTCCGACACCGCTTTCTGACTCCGGGAATGCCTCATCCAGCGCTACGGTGGCGTCAAGGTTCACCACGGCTAGAGTCCTGTCCATCGTGTCATCGATGAGGTAGAGCGTCGTCCTCTCCGGGAGCGGGGCGCCCAGCATGACGCCTAGACCGCCGCTGGCGTCGATCATGTAGGCGTTGTCCGCAACGTGCGTGAGCGCGATCCAGCGTGGCTTGGGGCTGTCGCCCGGTCTTTTCATCGGGGTCTCCTTCTAGGCGGCTGGGCTTGGCTCGTCGCCAACCTCGCCCGCGTCGCCGTCTTCGTCGCCGAAAGCGTCCTGCGTGGCGGCTTCGAGACGCGCTGTAAGATCGACTATCGCGGTCGTGATGGCCATGCCGACGGCGCCGATCTGCTCCTGGATCCCGCACAGGACTGCGAGGGTCGCGTTCCTCTGCGCGATCTCACAGCGGATCGTTGCCGGGAGTGACGGGGCCGCGCGAAGTCGGTCGAGTTCTTGAGTGATCGGATCGAGCACGGCTTGCGTGCGGCGGCTCAGCGCGTCGATCTCCCGCGCAAGCCACTCGTCCGGCGCCGTGTCGTCCGAGCGTTCGGGCTTCATGTCGTCCCCTCTCAAACGTCGGCACTTACGCGCAAGTGCCGACGTTTGTTCGTGGCTCGCTACGGTTCGGCGATATCCACGATCATGTCCTCAATGACGGTGATCTTCCCGGCGACCAGCGTGACCACGCGCGCGGTGCCGTCGAGCTCCGCCTGAATGTCGAACCGATAGCGCTCCACACCGGGAAGAAGAACCTCGGTGTCCTCGCTTGTCAGCTCGACTCGGACTTCATCCGCCGACAGGACTTCCGCCTCGATTGCGAAGCTGTGCGACTCGCCGTATGCCGTCCTCGCGGAGAACGTGATCGTCGCACCGGTCAGGTCGGGCGCGTTCTCGAACGTGAAGTCGAGACTGCGCCCGTCGTCGGCGGCATAGTCGTCGCCGCGCACGAGGCTAACGGCTGATCCTGTTACGAGCGGGCTTCGGATCGTCACGCTCGCCACACCGATCATGTCCGTTCGGGTCTGAATGGCTCCTAGACGGTTCAGCGCCGCGCCGGTGGATCCCGCCGCGACATGACCCGACAACGCCTCATCGTGAACCGCGTCCGCGATGTCTGCTGCGCTGTCCGGCGCGGTATAGTCCGCGTCCGCAAGTCGGCTGGACACGGCAACGTCGAGCTTGGCGGAAGTTCCGTCCATCGCCGTCACCACGTCCGCTGCGCTGTGGCTCGACCGGCTGGACACCGTCGCGTCGAGCTTCGCGCTGTTCGTGTCAAGCTCTGTGCGTATCTCCGCGACGGTCGGGACCGCCTGCACGGATGCTTCAAGGGCGAGCGCAGACACGTCCGCCTTGAAGTCCGCGACCGACGTTACCGCCGCATCGTTCACGTCGCGCACGTCCGACAGCACGAGCGGAGTCGCGTCGGAGTTGAAGTTGAGCTTGTCCGTCTTTGCCTTGACTGCCGTGATTCCGCTGTTGTCCGGCGCGGTGTATCCCGCAGTCGCAAGCCTGCTGGTGATCGCCGCGTCGATGTACGCCAGCACGGTCGTCGTGAGTTCCGTTCGCGGGTCGTGTCCCACGAGACGCAGGGCGAGGGGCGGCACAATCGCGCCCGTGAACGTCCCCCCAATCACCACGTAGTCGGCCCCCGCCAGCAGCGCGGCGTTCGGCACGTCGAGCCGATAGACGCCGTTGGCGATGTGCTTGAATCCCCCCTCGGCGTATGCCGCCTCGTCGCTGGCAAGTGCCGCGAGACTGATCGCGGTCTTCGTCCCCGTCCCGCCGCGCTTGTACCACAGGGCTGCGCCCGCCGAGCCGTTCGTCAACGTGGTGATCGGCAGGAACGTCGCACTGTCGAGGATGTGAAGCTGCACGCTGAACGACTGCGTTCCGACTTTGATCGGCGTCATGCGGCGAACCCTCCTCCCATCTGAGCCAAGAACAGAGGCAAGCCCTTCGCGGGCAGGGTGTAGGTCACGACCAGCTTGGGGTCGGTTGAGGTGCCCGTTTGGTCAGCGTAGTAGCCTTGCCATCGCGTCGTCTGGTTGCTAGCCCAGGTTCCAGTGAATGAGTTGTTCAGGTCCCATCCGCCGCGTAGCCCAAAGCGCGAAATCCCCGTCTTGCTCACGTTGGCTCTGCCGTTGCTGTCCAACGTGAAGTCTTGATACCCCGTTGTCGAAAGAGAGCTGTATGCGACCGTCGCGAAGGCCACGGCTCCAAGCTGTCCGTAGTCTGCCGAGACCAACGAGTTGTTCGCGGCTGGCGTCGCCGCGACCACGTTCGCCGAGTCCGTCCCAAGGCCCGACGCTTTGAGGCTTCCTCTCCAGCTCAGTACCGCGGCGGAAAGCGTTGCCGAACTTCCGAGCGCGGACGTGCTGAAGGTGAAAATGGATCGGTAAAGCTGTGAGAAGACATTGCTCGTAGTACTCGCTAGAAGCCGGTACAGAGAAGCGTCGATGCCGAAAGCATCTACGCCCGTGCCTGCGCCGTCGCGGATGGCGCTGAACGTTCCCGATGTGCCACGGAATACCTGGCCGTCACAGGTCGTATTCCCCCCGCCGGCCCCCGGCTGCGGGTAGACCGTCAGCGTGTCCGCCCACGCGACGCGCACGCCCAACGGCGACCACGCGGCGCGAACGATCTCGCCGACCCGCTCCCAACGCGGCAACACGCTGAACCGGAGCCGCTTGCCGAACTTCTCGTGCGTGCGGAAGTCCGTCGTGAGGGTCACAGGCTCGCCGCGACGAACGCTCCGAAGCCACGGGATCAACGGCTCCGTCGTCCACGTGACGGCGTGCGGCTGAATCCCCACGACCCAGCACCTTGCGGGCAGGTCGCCGTCGATGCGCAGAAGCCGCCTCCCCGCCCTCGTGTTGGCGAGCGCGAGCATCGCGCCCTGATGCCGCGCGAACCACTCGCCGTCAAAGGGTTCCATGCGCGACCTCCTGCTCCAGAGCGTCCGCCGCCTGCTCGTCGGACAAGTGACCGGCGCGGATGATAAGACCGGCTCCGAGGACCGCGCGACTCAGGCAGACCTCGACGACCTCGCCGCTGTCCTCATCGACCGCCTCGCCATACTCGACCTCGTAGCGAACCCAGTCGATGCGCGTCGTGCTGTCCGCATCGACCCGCTGAATGGCGCGGATTTCGACCTCGACGCTCATGGCGCTCCCCGCCTTCTGGAACGCCGCCAACGCGGTTCCGCCGCCCAGCGAATCTCGTGGATCCCGCGCCCGACCGCCGAGGCGAGACGCGCGGCGTCGTCAATCGCTG contains:
- a CDS encoding restriction endonuclease subunit S, producing LILPSYSEQRAIAAFLDRETAKMDALIAKIREAIERLAEYRVALISAAVTGRIDVRQEVA
- a CDS encoding type I restriction endonuclease subunit R, encoding MTPDISERAFEEAIECALLRHGPDAYDEDENIVREAATLYGGYHKRSPDDYDRTLCLIPRDVVDFILATQPKEWQKLSQHHGAGVQEKFVKRVSSEIARRGALDILRSGVKDSGCKLSLAYFRPVSGLNEETQRLHAGNIFSVVRQVHCSTKNEKSLDLTLFLNGIPIFTAELKNPFTGQTVNDAMRQYRTDRDPREPLFAYGRCLAHFAVDPDRVFVTTHLAGAKTRFLPFNQGCFGGAGNPPVSPTQKGYATRYLWEETWARDSVLDLVRQFIHEVEDEDDKGKKTGHRYIIFPRYQQLDCVRRLVSHARGMGTGQRYLIQHSAGSGKSFTIAWLAHQLATLHDATDRKVFDTVVVITDRRVLDRQLQSTMKQFEQTLGVVENIDQTSRQLKDALESGKLIIVTTLQKFPVIAKEISELPGKQFAVIVDEAHSSQSGESTKSLKSVLASGSLEDAEWQESDAETPEEELERLILADMEKRGRLPNVSTFAFTATPKPKTLELFGTPRDDGGFEPFHLYSMRQAIEEGFILDVLANYTTYNAYWRLLKTIEDDPRYDKKKAEFLLKSFVELHPHAILEKVKILVEHFAAQVQGEIGGKAKAMIVTRSRLHAVRYKLTVDRYLAERGYPFKALVAFSGTVQDGGQSYTESGMNGFSEKQTAKTFEQPEVRFLIVANKFQTGFDQPLLHSMYVDKKLGGVNAVQTLSRLNRAHPEKRGCTVLDFANEADDIRFAFEPYYETTILSEATDPNLLYEIQYRLAAFPVYFDADVDGFARVFFGKTSAQDQLYAALAPTVERFRGLSEEEQQDFIGQITDYVRLYAFLAQVLTFTDVDLGKLYVFARHLWRLLPTNRAELPLDVQRNIDMESYRIQETSSGRIALERRAGLLDPVGTKGAYGIPQEELEALSRIIAELNERFGINLGPEHHVTLNQMMQKLDADAGLAVAAKVNTPENVRLTFDTKVNHVIQEIVDTNFDLYKRITDDHAFGEALKDFLFEQYLQSHRT